The following proteins are co-located in the Nitrospiraceae bacterium genome:
- a CDS encoding polysaccharide biosynthesis/export family protein, which yields MRVVGLLVLSSCIVWWQGIALALSNGSEPAMVADASYLLGPEDVVKISVWKDEHLTQEVVVRPDGMISFPLVGDVPAAGLTVEDVRLELVKRLNKFVPNPHVSVLATKILSYKIYVVGRVNKPGEFLVGHYTDVLQALSLAGGLTPYAAENDIHIMRRKRGEQVVFPFRYGDVRKGKELSQNIILERGDVVVVP from the coding sequence ATGCGGGTCGTCGGACTATTGGTGCTCAGCTCGTGCATCGTGTGGTGGCAGGGGATCGCCCTGGCTCTGTCAAACGGGAGCGAGCCGGCGATGGTTGCGGATGCGTCCTATCTGCTCGGGCCTGAAGACGTGGTCAAGATCTCTGTCTGGAAAGATGAACATCTCACCCAGGAAGTCGTCGTGCGTCCGGACGGTATGATTTCGTTTCCGCTCGTCGGGGACGTGCCGGCGGCCGGTCTGACCGTCGAGGATGTCCGGCTCGAGTTGGTCAAGCGTCTCAACAAATTCGTGCCGAACCCGCACGTCTCGGTCCTGGCCACAAAGATCCTGAGCTATAAGATCTACGTGGTCGGGCGGGTCAACAAGCCAGGCGAATTCCTGGTCGGCCATTATACGGACGTCCTTCAGGCCTTGAGTCTGGCCGGCGGGTTGACCCCGTATGCCGCCGAGAACGACATCCACATCATGCGGCGGAAACGCGGCGAACAGGTGGTCTTTCCATTTCGCTATGGCGACGTCCGCAAAGGGAAAGAATTGA